The following are encoded in a window of Cyprinus carpio isolate SPL01 chromosome A13, ASM1834038v1, whole genome shotgun sequence genomic DNA:
- the LOC109085457 gene encoding inactive ubiquitin carboxyl-terminal hydrolase 54-like, whose protein sequence is MSWKRNYFASGSSGLQGTFTPRTMTSVAPSKGLINEPGQNSCFLNSALQVLWHLDIFRRSFRQLTTHKCMEDSCIFCALKSIFVQFQFSSEKVLPSDALRCALAKTFQDEQRFQLGIMDDAAECFENILMRIHFHISDETKEDICTTKHCIPHQKFAMTLFEQCVCSNCGASSDPLPFVQMVHYISTTSLCNQAVRMLECREKATPDMFGELLRNASTVGDLRNCPGNCGEKLRIRRVLMNSPEIITIGLVWDSDHSDLAEDVIHSLGTVLRLGDLFYRVTEDKAKQAELYLVGVVCYYGKHYSTFFFQTKIRKWIYFDDAHVKEIGPKWKDVVSRCIKGHYQPLLLLYADPRGTPVSAQDLASRLDLHHYTKAYYDSEDSGREPSISSDTRTDSSTDSYSYKHSHSHHESMASHFSSDSQGTVICNPDNDSASHSSLENTGPDSDPVRRHTLRQDGVSDRKGGILDRKRSASRPRRFEARVDSRSRCSKTDEVLSAGYHSEGETLKEQQVPRSLPKPSSSRLRDFKETMSNIIHNRPLSASSSSSLGPPNSTIKTRDWEADSSSSESKSSSSGGRYHPPWKPRREALNIDSIFSRERRKQAGYSPLGALLSEDPGPQGDLAASMGQTIFRDLPGPLRRGSEQPPRLIQRMESGYESSERNSNSPVSLDMPVSEGASNGMHRYDAKNLPPPDVSPSLKTVSKSKSSSALLQDVKASAKGSSHMSLGEGHSELDELQEEVARRAREQELQRRKEKEKEAAMGFNPKPSKFMDLDELQNQGKGEGFERCVLEAESLLDQSLRLEQAGEVAAALSVVNEAMSKLRHTLHESSANSQGRMQKCMRRARSLQQRMQQQELQQKQQEEEKEQKQPHSEQSVPVQILLTNVKEEDEKSFSEDALRPPSPLHMKPQSTNKPISEAPGPPVSYHTDTLSQQQGNAGDNSSPLAVTDNGPQSHTWGPREPVTTTNSLVQTASIHSSATVPVVAVNGCEDPFKSSVQLNTPSSPSHFSARQTPSISDHPNSGEGPQNPPRPQSLHGLTHAPHSRNSDACQKSLPAPSHNWSCHSLERPDGRPTVMESSPCSPSDLHSPCPPSLSSPALDQHPAGPMPVERWAENVNRYYNSQNYAQSGRGSPCEELSDLDSLYQASLMAPSMPRAPRGPSPHLANRSGPAASRKHNAGFSATLGRSKTPTAEIERSAYRTPAYSTKPLQKASWHTCIISVELIVLIHDIRSENNCHCPK, encoded by the exons AGCATATTTGTACAGTTCCAGTTCAGCAGTGAGAAGGTGCTGCCTTCTGATGCTCTCCGCTGTGCTCTGGCCAAAACCTTCCAGGATGAGCAGCGATTCCAGCTCGGCATTATGGACGACGCAGCTGAGTGCTTT GAGAATATCCTCATGAGGATCCACTTTCACATCTCTGATGAGACTAAAGAGGACATCTGCACGACCAAACACTGCATCCCTCACCAGAAGTTTGCCATGACACTCTTTGAGCAG TGTGTGTGCAGCAACTGTGGAGCATCCTCAGACCCCTTGCCCTTCGTTCAGATGGTCCACTACATCTCCACCACCTCTCTGTG TAACCAGGCAGTGCGGATGCTGGAATGCCGGGAGAAGGCCACACCAGACATGTTCGGAGAGCTGCTGAGGAACGCCAGCACTGTGGGAGACCTGCGCAACTGCCCG GGCAACTGTGGAGAGAAGCTCCGTATTCGACGTGTCCTGATGAACTCCCCAGAGATCATCACCATTGGTCTGGTGTGGGACTCGGACCACTCTGACCTGGCAGAAGACGTCATTCATAGCCTGGGCACCGTCCTGCGGCTCGGAGAT CTGTTCTACAGAGTGACAGAGGACAAGGCCAAACAGGCGGAGCTCTACCTGGTGGGCGTGGTCTGTTACTATGGCAAACACTACTCTACTTTCTTCTTCCAAACCAAAATCCGCAAGTGGATTTACTTCGATGACGCTCATGTGAAAGAG ATTGGGCCCAAGTGGAAGGATGTGGTGTCCCGCTGTATAAAGGGGCATTACCAGCCGCTGTTGCTGCTCTATGCTGACCCCCGGGGGACGCCAGTCTCAGCTCAGGATTTGGCTTCACGCCTAGACCTACATCACTACACTAAAGCATACTACGACAGTGAGGATTCAG GCCGTGAGCCATCGATTTCCAGCGACACACGGACAGACTCCTCCACAGACAGCTACAGCTATAAGCATTCCCACTCCCACCACGAGTCTATGGCTTCCCACTTCTCCTCTGACTCCCAGGGAACAGTCATCTGTAACCCAGACAACGACTCTGCCTCCCACAGCAGCCTGGAAAACACAG GTCCTGACAGCGATCCAGTGCGACGCCACACTCTCAGACAAGATGGGGTCTCAGACAGAAAGGGAGGAATTTTGGACAGGAAACGAAGTGCCAGCAGGCCCCGAAGATTTGAGGCCCGGGTTGATTCAAGGAGTCGTTGCTCTAAGACAGATGAGGTGTTGTCTGCCGGCTACCACAGTGAAG GCGAGACTTTAAAAGAACAGCAGGTTCCTCGTTCCCTACCTAAACCTAGCTCTAGTCGGCTTCGAGACTTTAAGGAGACTATGAGCAACATTATCCATAATCGGCCGCTTTCTGCATCATCCTCGAGCTCTCTTGGCCCACCCAACTCCACTATTAAGACCCGAGACTGGGAAGCTGACAGCTCCAGCAGCGAGTCCAAGTCCAGCTCGTCAGGAGGGCGGTACCATCCACCCTGGAAGCCTCGTCGAGAGGCCCTCAACATCGACAGCATCTTTAGCAGGGAACGTCGCAAGCAGGCCGGGTATAGTCCGCTAGGAGCTCTCTTGTCTGAAGACCCAGGGCCTCAGGGGGACCTGGCGGCCTCAATGGGGCAGACCATCTTTCGAGACCTACCAGGACCCCTGAGACGAGGATCAGAGCAGCCCCCACGGCTTATCCAGAGGATGGAGAGCGGCTATGAGAGCAGTGAGAGGAACAGCAACAGCCCCGTCAGTCTGGACATGCCCGTTAGTGAGGGCGCCAGTAATGGCATGCACAGGTATGACGCAAAAAATCTT CCTCCTCCTGATGTCAGCCCATCATTGAAGACTGTCTCCAAATCCAAGAGCAGCAGTGCCCTACTACAGGATGTCAAAGCATCAGCCAAGGGCAGCAGTCACATGAGTTTAG GCGAAGGCCACAGTGAACTGGATGAGCTACAGGAGGAAGTAGCTCGCCGGGCCAGGGAGCAAGAGTTACAGAGGCGAAAGGAAAAGGAGAAAGAAGCGGCCATGGGCTTCAATCCCAAACCCAGCAAGTTCATGGATCTGGATGAGCTCCAGAACCAAG GGAAAGGGGAAGGCTTTGAGAGGTGTGTGTTGGAGGCAGAGTCTCTGTTAGACCAGTCTCTGAGGTTGGAACAGGCAGGAGAGGTGGCTGCTGCTCTGTCTGTAGTTAATGAAGCAATGT CTAAACTCAGGCATACCTTGCATGAGAGCAGCGCTAACTCTCAGGGCAGGATGCAAAAGTGCATGAGGAGAGCACGAAGTCTGCAGCAACGCATGCAGCAGCAGGAACTGCAGCAGAAGCAACAGGAGGAAGAGAAGGAACAGAAACAGCCCCACAG TGAACAGTCTGTCCCGGTCCAAATACTTCTGACAAATGTTAAAGAAGAGGATGAGAAGTCATTTTCTGAAGATGCATTAAGACCACCATCACCTCTCCACATGAAACCTCAGTCTACAAATAAACCGATTTCTGAAGCCCCCGGCCCTCCAGTCTCCTACCATACAGACACACTTTCCCAGCAGCAGGGCAACGCAGGGGACAACTCCAGTCCTCTTGCTGTGACAGATAATGGGCCGCAGTCACACACGTGGGGTCCCAGAGAACCTGTAACCACCACAAACTCTCTTGTACAGACTGCTAGTATACACAGTTCTGCCACTGTGCCTGTGGTTGCAGTGAATGGCTGCGAGGATCCTTTCAAATCGTCAGTTCAGCTCAATACCCCCTCTAGTCCATCTCATTTCAGTGCCCGTCAAACACCTTCCATCTCTGATCACCCTAACTCTGGGGAAGGACCGCAAAACCCGCCTCGTCCTCAATCTCTCCATGGCCTAACCCACGCACCCCATAGCCGCAATTCTGATGCCTGTCAAAAATCACTCCCGGCACCCTCACATAATTGGTCCTGTCACAGTCTGGAACGTCCTGATGGCCGTCCTACAGTGATGGAGTCCTCCCCGTGCTCTCCATCAGACCTCCACTCCCCCTGTCCTCCGTCCCTATCTTCACCAGCACTGGATCAGCATCCAGCTGGCCCTATGCCCGTGGAGCGATGGGCAGAGAATGTCAATCGATACTACAACTCCCAGAATTATGCACAGTCGGGACGTGGCTCACCCTGTGAGGAGCTGTCAGACCTGGACTCACTTTATCAGGCCAGCTTGATGGCTCCCAGCATGCCTCGAGCCCCTCGGGGACCCAGCCCCCACCTTGCCAACAGATCCG GTCCTGCTGCTTCTCGAAAGCACAACGCTGGGTTCTCTGCCACACTTGGCCGTTCCAAAACCCCCACAGCAGAGATCGAGAGGAGTGCCTACAGGACGCCAGCATACAGCACTAAACCACTTCAGAAGGCGAGTTGGCATACCTGCATTATCTCAGTAGAATTGATAGTGTTGATACATGATATAAGATCTGAGAATAATTGTCATTGCCCAAAGTGA
- the LOC122147216 gene encoding uncharacterized protein LOC122147216 has protein sequence MSLSWCLWELVLFSCLLLSHPVIAFFSFFIKEPHVSRISKHVNVQIPTRRSTTSLHVLPPPSHNPPVFPHELQPQYLHPSHRPAPPSHPHQQTLRPSHGQTGDCQKANKFLAVLDRGETFSRENYHNVALNYGTLPRALRRSVSSGPPVHQMRPGPPAGPGPQNYPDAVYATLSHPHRTAASYRPMDGFYRQPHQKSASTTLIPHHSSHHHPHLEPPTQPLRLDVPPERDWRAARDSHVFPRTEPRGGTSRGPPVYICGLCKQNPAEPTRSYCQTCRAHMNHYRKTS, from the exons atgtCCTTGTCATGGTGCTTATGGGAACTCGTATTATTTTCATGCCTCCTCCTCTCTCATCCtgtcattgcttttttttcttttttcataaaggAGCCTCATGTCTCCAGGATCTCGAAGCATGTGAACGTGCAAATCCCCACACGTCGCTCCACCACCTCCCTGCATGTTTTACCCCCTCCTTCCCACaatcctcctgtgttccctcatGAACTGCAACCCCAATACCTTCACCCAAGCCACCGCCCCGCCCCTCCATCACACCCCCACCAGCAGACACTGAGGCCCTCTCATGGACAAACAG GAGATTGCCAAAAGGCCAACAAGTTTCTGGCTGTGCTTGACCGGGGTGAAACGTTCTCCCGTGAAAACTACCACAACGTCGCACTGAACTACGGCACCCTTCCACGAGCCCTCCGTAGGTCAGTTTCATCTGGGCCTCCTGTGCACCAAATGAGGCCGGGACCCCCAGCGGGCCCTGGGCCCCAGAACTACCCAGACGCAGTCTACGCCACTCTGTCCCATCCTCACCGCACTGCAGCATCATATAGGCCAATGGATGGTTTTTACAGACAGCCCCACCAGAAATCTGCTTCAACCACCCTGATCCCGCATCACTCCAGCCATCATCACCCACACCTAGAGCCACCGACCCAGCCCCTCCGCCTCGATGTGCCCCCCGAGAGGGACTGGAGGGCTGCTAGGGACTCTCATGTCTTCCCCAGGACAGAACCACGTGGTGGGACATCCCGTGGCCCTCCTGTTTATATCTGTGGATTGTGCAAGCAGAACCCAGCTGAGCCCACTAGAAGCTACTGCCAGACCTGCAGAGCCCATATGAACCACTACAGGAAGACCAGCTGA